One Halomonas sp. M4R1S46 genomic window carries:
- a CDS encoding aldehyde dehydrogenase family protein, protein MTTYNNLYINGHWVAPAQGKTFPAIDPSDESVFAEVASATAEDVDAAVKAARAAFDNGPWPKMSGRERAGYLRRVAEGIRARVNELATLEVRDNGKPMPEAVWDIEDTAGCFDFYADLAERSDEHPEQTVELAEDGFVSKAIKQPVGVVAAITPWNFPMLMASWKVAPAIAAGCTVVLKPSEVTSLTALEMAAICEEAEIPPGVVNILPGIGAEAGAPLTEHPLVDKIAFTGSVPTGSKLMKMAAQDIKNISLELGGKSPLIIFDDCDLEDAVEWLMFGIFWNKGEVCSATSRVLVQENLYPKLMDRLVEEARKLKIGNGMEDGVLLGPLVNAAQYEKVTKAIEAGKRDGATLAYGGERPPGLEKGYYLEPAIFVDVPEDSDLWKEEVFGPVVAIRRFATEEEAVRVANDSEYGLAGAVMSRDLERCERVARNLQAGIIWINCSQPTFVEAPWGGYKKSGIGRELGEWGYENYFETKQITSYVSDKPWGWFIK, encoded by the coding sequence ATGACAACGTACAATAACCTGTACATCAATGGACACTGGGTCGCGCCTGCGCAGGGCAAGACCTTCCCGGCCATCGACCCCAGTGATGAAAGCGTCTTCGCCGAGGTGGCCTCCGCGACGGCCGAGGACGTCGACGCCGCCGTCAAGGCCGCGCGAGCCGCGTTCGACAACGGTCCCTGGCCGAAGATGAGTGGCAGGGAGCGTGCCGGCTATCTGCGTCGTGTCGCCGAAGGGATACGGGCGCGGGTCAACGAGCTGGCCACCCTGGAGGTGCGCGACAACGGCAAGCCGATGCCGGAGGCCGTCTGGGACATCGAGGACACAGCAGGGTGTTTCGACTTCTACGCCGACTTGGCCGAGCGCAGCGATGAGCACCCCGAGCAAACCGTGGAGCTGGCGGAAGACGGGTTCGTGTCCAAGGCCATCAAGCAGCCGGTGGGTGTCGTGGCGGCGATCACGCCCTGGAACTTCCCGATGCTGATGGCCTCCTGGAAGGTGGCGCCGGCGATCGCCGCGGGCTGCACCGTGGTGCTCAAACCCTCCGAGGTCACCTCGCTGACCGCGCTGGAAATGGCGGCCATCTGCGAGGAGGCGGAGATCCCGCCCGGCGTGGTCAACATCCTCCCCGGCATCGGGGCCGAGGCGGGGGCGCCGCTCACCGAGCATCCGCTGGTGGACAAGATCGCCTTCACCGGCAGCGTGCCGACCGGCAGCAAGCTCATGAAGATGGCCGCCCAGGACATCAAGAACATCAGCCTCGAGCTCGGCGGCAAGTCGCCATTGATCATCTTCGACGACTGCGACCTCGAGGACGCCGTCGAGTGGCTGATGTTCGGCATCTTCTGGAACAAGGGCGAGGTCTGTTCCGCGACCTCCAGGGTGCTGGTGCAGGAGAACCTTTATCCGAAGCTGATGGACCGCCTGGTCGAGGAAGCCCGCAAGCTCAAGATCGGCAACGGCATGGAAGACGGCGTCCTGCTCGGACCGCTGGTCAACGCCGCCCAGTACGAGAAGGTGACCAAGGCCATCGAGGCGGGCAAGCGTGACGGCGCCACCCTGGCGTACGGCGGCGAGCGTCCGCCCGGCCTTGAGAAGGGCTATTATCTCGAGCCCGCCATCTTCGTCGACGTGCCCGAGGACAGCGACCTGTGGAAGGAAGAGGTCTTCGGCCCGGTGGTGGCGATCCGCCGCTTCGCCACCGAGGAAGAGGCCGTGCGCGTGGCCAACGACTCGGAGTACGGCCTGGCCGGCGCCGTGATGTCCAGGGATCTCGAGCGCTGTGAGCGTGTCGCCCGCAACCTGCAGGCCGGCATCATCTGGATCAACTGCTCGCAGCCCACCTTCGTGGAGGCGCCCTGGGGCGGCTACAAGAAGAGCGGCATCGGCCGCGAGCTCGGCGAGTGGGGCTACGAGAACTATTTCGAGACCAAGCAGATCACCAGCTATGTCAGCGACAAGCCCTGGGGCTGGTTCATCAAGTAA
- a CDS encoding amino acid ABC transporter permease → MNFDFLRVFSYWDVLLNGLGITLFFTISAAIVGTLLGFVVSLLRVSPSRLLKWPARLYVEFFRGTPMLIQLFWIFFCLPLVLGQDIPPYVSVLLSMVLFMGAITSETFRGALKSISGEQHDACVALGLSFRVKAINVIFPQALLRSIPPLMSNVVSLFKESALISSVGIADLMFVSSNISSSTARPVEFLTAAAVIYFAVAFPVTRLVDVIEQKLLRRFT, encoded by the coding sequence ATGAATTTCGATTTCTTGCGTGTATTCAGCTATTGGGATGTTCTCCTCAATGGGCTTGGGATCACGCTGTTCTTTACCATCAGTGCGGCCATCGTCGGTACCCTGCTCGGATTCGTGGTCAGCCTGCTGAGGGTGAGCCCTAGTCGACTTCTGAAATGGCCGGCTCGCCTGTATGTGGAGTTCTTTCGCGGCACGCCGATGCTGATTCAGCTCTTCTGGATCTTCTTCTGCCTGCCGCTGGTGCTTGGGCAGGACATTCCGCCCTATGTGTCAGTGTTGCTGTCGATGGTGCTGTTTATGGGCGCCATTACCAGCGAGACGTTCCGAGGGGCTTTGAAATCCATCTCGGGTGAGCAGCATGATGCCTGTGTCGCCCTCGGTCTCAGCTTCAGGGTCAAGGCCATCAATGTCATCTTTCCTCAGGCATTGTTGCGCTCCATTCCGCCGCTGATGTCGAATGTGGTTTCACTCTTCAAGGAAAGTGCCCTGATCTCTTCAGTGGGTATCGCGGACTTGATGTTCGTCAGCTCGAACATCTCGTCCAGCACAGCCCGGCCTGTTGAGTTTCTGACGGCGGCAGCGGTGATCTACTTTGCCGTGGCCTTCCCGGTGACTCGCCTGGTCGATGTCATTGAACAGAAGCTACTGCGTCGCTTCACCTGA
- a CDS encoding NAD(P)/FAD-dependent oxidoreductase, with product MSVAPSTVVIGGGIVGICCALYLQREGMHVTLVDPAEPGDSTAKWSCGQMAVSEIIPLSKPGIIKKVPGWILDQKGPLALRPAAVPKLMPWMLRFMANARRSRIDQIAEELATLTAKAYEDYQPLLEKCDDKELIGSTPTLEVFDSLSGLRDEQTYISLRQKLGYKVESLGEKEISDIEPSLAGKFSHGLLLSDWRTVKDTEGFMVALTRSFVDQGGVRVQDTVKEIQSRQGKAERIVLDGGKELPADHVVVAAGNGSKAFFKTLGVKVPLMGIGGYQVVVRDPGIDLRHSTVYADGGFGFIPMSRGLQIGGTIEFAGENPEPNYDRAKIILDKAKRIFPSLNTADVEYGIGWRPFLPDTKPVIDKSPNLDNVYMAFGHGQLGLTLGATTARLITDMVQGRQSEQDLRPFRASRF from the coding sequence ATGAGCGTCGCTCCATCTACTGTTGTCATTGGCGGTGGCATTGTCGGTATCTGCTGTGCACTTTATCTGCAGCGGGAGGGGATGCACGTCACACTGGTGGATCCCGCCGAACCCGGCGATAGCACCGCCAAGTGGAGCTGTGGCCAGATGGCCGTCAGCGAAATCATCCCGCTCTCCAAGCCGGGCATCATCAAGAAGGTGCCGGGCTGGATTCTGGATCAGAAGGGCCCCTTGGCCCTACGGCCCGCGGCTGTCCCGAAGCTGATGCCATGGATGTTACGCTTCATGGCCAACGCTCGGCGCTCCAGAATCGACCAGATTGCGGAGGAGCTCGCGACGCTCACGGCCAAGGCTTACGAGGATTATCAGCCTCTCCTCGAAAAATGTGATGACAAGGAGCTCATCGGCTCCACACCGACACTCGAAGTCTTTGACAGTCTCTCCGGCCTAAGGGATGAGCAGACCTACATCTCTCTGCGTCAAAAGCTCGGCTACAAGGTGGAGTCCCTGGGCGAGAAAGAGATCAGCGATATCGAGCCATCACTGGCGGGAAAATTTTCGCATGGTCTGCTGCTTTCCGACTGGAGGACCGTCAAGGATACGGAAGGCTTCATGGTGGCGTTGACCAGGAGCTTTGTTGACCAAGGCGGCGTCAGGGTGCAGGACACGGTCAAGGAGATCCAGTCGCGGCAGGGGAAGGCCGAGCGGATCGTCTTGGACGGCGGCAAGGAGCTGCCCGCCGACCACGTCGTGGTCGCAGCAGGCAACGGCAGCAAGGCATTCTTCAAGACGCTGGGCGTCAAGGTGCCGCTGATGGGCATTGGTGGCTACCAGGTCGTGGTGCGCGATCCCGGTATCGACCTGCGGCATTCCACCGTCTATGCCGATGGCGGCTTCGGCTTCATTCCCATGTCCAGGGGACTCCAAATCGGCGGGACGATCGAGTTCGCCGGCGAGAATCCCGAGCCCAACTATGATCGTGCCAAGATCATCCTGGACAAAGCCAAGCGAATCTTCCCCTCGCTGAATACCGCCGACGTCGAGTATGGCATCGGGTGGCGTCCATTCCTTCCGGATACCAAACCGGTGATCGACAAGTCGCCGAATCTCGACAATGTGTACATGGCCTTCGGGCATGGGCAGCTTGGGCTGACACTCGGCGCCACGACGGCGCGCCTGATCACCGACATGGTGCAAGGCCGGCAGAGTGAACAGGATCTTCGCCCCTTCCGAGCCTCCCGTTTTTGA
- a CDS encoding substrate-binding periplasmic protein, which translates to MNHLTKLRPFAALCCAATLGMASASSALAAEHTWQSVKEAGELRCGAAIATPYVMKNPRTNDYSGFFVEVCRDFAEHLGVEATFVDTNWDNLVAGVQSERWDLAMALNQTPERAKAVAFSEPVSNYEVSFLYNKENSKLPETVDGLEDIDNSNITVAVMSGTVQDKAVTANLENANIMRLPGMDETRLAVMSRRADVLADANDTNLLFQHANPEWAEIMTPNPPLARQGVAFGLNKSTPEADIQELNEFILSKKEAGEVEEMIDEAAKIAIEQME; encoded by the coding sequence ATGAACCATCTCACCAAGCTGCGTCCCTTTGCTGCACTTTGCTGTGCAGCCACCCTCGGCATGGCATCCGCCTCGTCTGCATTGGCAGCCGAGCACACCTGGCAAAGCGTCAAGGAAGCCGGTGAGCTCCGCTGCGGCGCCGCCATTGCCACCCCCTACGTCATGAAGAACCCCCGGACCAACGACTACAGCGGCTTTTTCGTCGAGGTATGTCGTGACTTCGCGGAGCACCTGGGCGTTGAGGCCACCTTCGTCGACACCAACTGGGATAACCTCGTGGCGGGGGTCCAGAGCGAGCGCTGGGATCTGGCGATGGCGCTGAACCAGACACCGGAGCGTGCCAAGGCCGTTGCCTTCTCCGAGCCCGTCTCCAACTATGAGGTGTCCTTCCTCTACAACAAGGAAAACTCAAAGCTGCCGGAGACGGTGGACGGTCTGGAGGATATCGACAACTCCAACATCACCGTTGCCGTGATGTCGGGCACAGTGCAGGACAAGGCGGTGACGGCCAATCTCGAGAATGCCAACATCATGCGTCTCCCGGGCATGGATGAAACCCGGCTGGCGGTCATGTCGCGCCGTGCGGACGTCCTGGCCGATGCCAATGACACCAATCTACTGTTCCAGCACGCGAACCCTGAATGGGCGGAGATTATGACTCCCAATCCCCCGCTAGCCCGCCAAGGCGTTGCATTTGGTCTGAACAAATCAACACCAGAGGCTGATATTCAGGAGCTCAATGAATTCATCTTGAGCAAAAAGGAAGCTGGCGAAGTTGAAGAAATGATAGACGAGGCTGCAAAAATCGCTATTGAACAGATGGAATAA
- the dapA gene encoding 4-hydroxy-tetrahydrodipicolinate synthase, with product MKLEGIIPALVTPFDANDKINHQVLADLLEHQLKMGATGFAPLGSTGESYAMTNEERREVLKTVKEVVGDRGMLIAGANAPSTREVIEQVKQNRDAGYNAVLVAPPFYSVPSDEELLGHYRAILDAVPDVELVLYNYPMRVAIELGYSVMDGLQDDPRVIAIKESSGELMRAIDIGTKYKGKIDLCCGSDDIALDYFLWGATSWISAPANIMPVNINKFYNDYMAGDIESAKGISQKIFPVMNSLETSKFIQKIKYGCELSGFPVGNARMPLQPLSDAEKAEFRKAYEQV from the coding sequence ATGAAACTCGAAGGTATCATTCCCGCGCTCGTCACCCCGTTCGACGCCAACGACAAGATCAACCATCAGGTTCTGGCCGACTTGCTCGAGCACCAGCTTAAGATGGGTGCTACCGGTTTCGCGCCGCTGGGCTCCACCGGCGAATCCTACGCGATGACCAACGAAGAGCGTCGTGAAGTCCTGAAGACCGTCAAGGAAGTGGTGGGTGACCGTGGCATGCTGATCGCCGGCGCCAACGCGCCCTCCACCCGCGAGGTGATCGAACAAGTCAAGCAAAACCGTGACGCCGGCTATAACGCGGTGCTGGTCGCACCTCCCTTCTACTCCGTGCCGTCAGACGAGGAACTGCTGGGACATTATCGTGCCATCCTGGACGCGGTGCCCGATGTCGAGCTGGTGCTGTACAACTACCCGATGCGCGTGGCCATCGAGCTCGGTTACAGCGTGATGGATGGCCTGCAAGATGATCCGCGCGTGATTGCCATCAAGGAAAGTAGTGGCGAGCTGATGCGTGCCATCGACATCGGCACCAAGTACAAGGGCAAGATCGACCTGTGCTGCGGCTCTGACGATATCGCCCTGGACTACTTCCTGTGGGGCGCCACCAGCTGGATAAGCGCGCCGGCCAACATCATGCCGGTGAACATCAACAAGTTTTATAACGACTACATGGCGGGTGATATCGAGAGTGCCAAAGGCATCTCTCAGAAGATCTTCCCGGTCATGAATAGCCTGGAAACCAGCAAGTTTATCCAGAAGATCAAGTACGGCTGTGAGCTGAGCGGCTTCCCGGTCGGCAACGCCCGCATGCCGCTACAGCCTCTCAGCGATGCCGAGAAGGCCGAGTTCCGCAAGGCCTACGAGCAGGTATAA
- a CDS encoding amino acid ABC transporter ATP-binding protein, with translation MNVVESLNTRKAGDGMPQPATSAPLIEFKGVSKRFGDTCVMDEMDLQMKAGDRLVIIGPSGSGKSTLLRVLMGLEKIDKGEIYFDSQPYISVNKKGVTQTDLAIRNHIGMVFQHYTLFPHLSVLSNLTLSPVKVHGMAKSEAEDRAREYLAILGMEDKINSFPGKLSGGQKQRVAIARALMLEPRLMLFDEVTSALDPEMVAEVEKVMMDLAKQKMAMMIVTHDMYFAKKIATESVFIAGGKVVEKCDPEIMFNDPKEERTKDFLNKVLHLK, from the coding sequence ATGAACGTTGTCGAAAGTCTTAACACGCGCAAGGCAGGCGATGGCATGCCACAACCTGCTACCTCTGCTCCATTGATCGAATTCAAGGGGGTTTCCAAGCGGTTTGGCGACACCTGTGTGATGGATGAAATGGACTTGCAGATGAAGGCGGGGGACCGTCTGGTCATCATCGGGCCAAGCGGCAGCGGCAAGAGTACCCTGCTTCGTGTGCTGATGGGCCTCGAGAAGATCGACAAGGGCGAGATCTATTTCGACTCACAGCCTTATATCAGCGTCAACAAGAAGGGCGTCACGCAAACCGATCTTGCCATTCGTAACCATATCGGCATGGTGTTCCAGCATTACACGCTTTTCCCTCACCTGTCTGTGCTGAGCAACCTGACCCTGTCTCCCGTCAAGGTACATGGGATGGCCAAGTCGGAAGCGGAGGATCGAGCCAGGGAATATCTGGCAATACTCGGCATGGAGGACAAGATCAACAGCTTTCCAGGGAAGCTGTCGGGTGGTCAAAAGCAGCGTGTTGCCATCGCACGTGCCCTGATGCTGGAGCCGCGCCTCATGCTGTTCGATGAGGTGACATCTGCCCTCGATCCGGAGATGGTGGCCGAGGTCGAAAAGGTGATGATGGATCTTGCCAAGCAGAAGATGGCCATGATGATCGTGACTCACGATATGTATTTTGCCAAAAAGATCGCTACCGAGTCGGTGTTCATAGCCGGTGGAAAGGTCGTTGAAAAATGTGATCCTGAGATCATGTTCAATGATCCGAAGGAGGAGAGAACAAAGGATTTCCTCAACAAGGTTCTGCATCTTAAGTGA
- a CDS encoding amino acid ABC transporter permease encodes MSYEFDFTALFGHFGPLLEGLKTTIMLALGANALGLTIGFLVCLMAMASLWILRLPAKIFIEFFRCTPVLIQVVWFFYCVPILFNIFFDPITMGVLALGLNLIAFNAEAYRAGIQAVPKEHHDACVALGLGGWKKTLYVIFPQALRNAIPVLMTNGITILQQSALVAIVAVADLMYAGKILATDLYRPLEVYTVVAVIYFLMSVPISQLVGIIERRQDASVER; translated from the coding sequence ATGAGTTACGAGTTCGACTTCACCGCGCTATTCGGGCATTTTGGTCCTCTTCTGGAAGGGCTTAAGACAACCATAATGCTCGCACTTGGGGCCAATGCCCTGGGGCTGACGATTGGGTTCCTCGTCTGTCTGATGGCGATGGCATCGCTCTGGATACTGAGGTTGCCGGCCAAGATATTCATCGAATTCTTTCGATGCACGCCCGTGTTGATCCAGGTCGTGTGGTTCTTCTATTGTGTTCCAATTCTCTTTAACATTTTCTTTGATCCTATCACCATGGGGGTGCTTGCGCTGGGGCTCAACCTGATCGCCTTCAACGCCGAGGCCTATCGGGCAGGGATTCAGGCCGTACCCAAGGAACACCATGATGCCTGTGTTGCCCTGGGACTGGGGGGGTGGAAAAAGACCCTATATGTGATCTTTCCTCAAGCCCTGAGAAACGCGATTCCGGTGCTGATGACGAATGGAATTACCATTCTTCAACAAAGTGCCCTGGTGGCCATCGTGGCGGTTGCCGATCTGATGTACGCAGGCAAGATCCTGGCAACTGACTTGTATCGGCCTCTGGAGGTATACACCGTCGTAGCCGTCATCTACTTCCTGATGTCTGTTCCGATTTCTCAGTTGGTTGGCATCATCGAGCGTCGTCAAGATGCATCGGTAGAGCGTTGA
- a CDS encoding universal stress protein, translated as MDSVLVGVDRSRRSWRSVKFALERAAMHDWDVTIVHVINWSPYKFSTKEDNERRPIKRQQEISRAESDVIKPLMEWISEENLYPDTTKVTTLIRHGRPSDTIIKLAKSGDYDLIVVGRAGESRMRSALFGSTASRVAENSSVPVVVVP; from the coding sequence ATGGATTCAGTTCTTGTTGGGGTGGATAGGAGTCGTCGGTCCTGGCGTTCTGTAAAGTTTGCGCTGGAAAGGGCAGCGATGCATGACTGGGATGTCACAATAGTTCATGTCATCAACTGGTCTCCTTATAAGTTCTCAACAAAAGAAGATAATGAGAGGCGGCCTATCAAGAGGCAGCAGGAGATTTCGCGCGCGGAATCCGATGTTATTAAACCCTTGATGGAGTGGATTTCCGAAGAGAATCTATATCCTGATACTACCAAGGTAACAACGCTGATAAGGCATGGCCGCCCTTCTGATACGATCATCAAGTTGGCCAAGAGTGGTGACTACGATCTAATTGTTGTTGGTCGTGCCGGTGAGTCAAGGATGCGGTCGGCTTTATTCGGCAGTACTGCCAGTCGTGTTGCCGAGAATTCTTCTGTTCCCGTGGTGGTGGTGCCCTGA